Proteins encoded in a region of the Paenibacillus sp. E222 genome:
- the fsa gene encoding fructose-6-phosphate aldolase, producing MKFFLDTGNVEEIKRIERLGLVDGVTTNPSLIAKEGRVFKEVIQEICGVVKGPVSAEVIGLKAEDMLKEAYEIAEWAPNVVIKLPMTEDGLYACHELTQKGIKTNVTLIFSAAQGLMAAKAGATYISPFVGRLDDIAVDGMKLIRDLRLILDTYDLPSEIIAASIRNIKHVEDAALSGAHIATIPGSLLPTLWKHPLTDSGIERFLKDWESVPK from the coding sequence ATGAAATTTTTCTTAGATACAGGTAATGTTGAAGAAATCAAACGGATCGAACGTCTTGGTCTGGTGGATGGAGTCACGACCAACCCGTCTTTGATTGCCAAAGAAGGTCGCGTATTTAAAGAAGTGATTCAGGAGATCTGTGGCGTTGTTAAAGGCCCGGTCAGTGCTGAAGTGATCGGACTGAAAGCCGAGGATATGTTGAAGGAAGCTTATGAAATTGCAGAGTGGGCACCGAATGTAGTGATTAAACTACCGATGACCGAAGATGGACTCTATGCTTGTCATGAACTGACGCAAAAAGGAATTAAAACCAATGTAACGCTGATCTTCTCCGCAGCACAGGGCCTGATGGCGGCGAAAGCTGGCGCAACGTACATCAGTCCATTTGTTGGCCGTCTGGATGATATTGCGGTGGATGGCATGAAGCTGATTCGCGATCTACGTCTCATTCTCGATACGTATGATTTGCCTTCCGAAATTATTGCAGCAAGCATCCGTAATATCAAACACGTGGAAGATGCAGCGCTTTCCGGTGCGCATATCGCAACCATTCCAGGTTCACTCCTGCCAACATTGTGGAAACACCCGCTGACAGACAGCGGCATTGAGCGCTTCCTGAAAGATTGGGAGTCCGTTCCGAAATAA